Part of the Anas platyrhynchos isolate ZD024472 breed Pekin duck chromosome 12, IASCAAS_PekinDuck_T2T, whole genome shotgun sequence genome, TACAGCCTGGTGACCAGAACCCTAAGGGAAGCTTTTAACGAGCTTTGTGAAAAGACCTCCCTGAGAAGGCTACGTTTGACCACATAATTCCAAAaggaatatatttaataaaaaataaaaatcaagacatGGAAATTGGACAGAATCTGAAAATGCAGTGGGCAGCTCAGACCATAGAAAGCTGCATAACTAGGGCACAGAAGGAAGCACTGGGAAACGGTGCCCTGGCAGAGGTGGCTGAGGGTTttcacaccacacagcttggttcTGCAGAGGGTACAAGCACATCCACACAGAgctagctcagctgcagcagctcgtCGACATGGGTGGACACAACCCTGCACTGGCCTGGCCGCATTACTGACCTGAGCTCACCCTATCTGCAGCAGCGAGACGTTTTGGATGATGCTGCAGCTGAGCTCATCCGTCCTGCTGGACCCGGCCCGCTCCCCGCAGAGCGAGGTGAGGCATCGCTCCCTCCAGCCTGATTCACCTTGGGAGCGAGATAAACCACCCAGAAATAATTGTAAGGCAGCCGAGCCCTAATGGAAGACCAGCCCCAAAATATAGGGAGCCATACATCATTAACCACGTCAGCACCACGTATGTCAGCTGCACAGCAAGCTCACAGCTGCTCTCAGCACCGTGAGTTTTCCCCAGAGAAAGAGCAGAGGGAGCACCTTGGCTGCCTTTCCACACCAAAGCCCTCGGGGCTACCAGCTCTGAAGATGCTGGAGCCTCTGAGGCTCTTACCCAGCTTTAATAAGACAGGAGGCGAATGCTGCTGGAGAAGCCTgaagagcagctggagctgaatAGCAGGTTGCCCCCAGCTCGCTTCTGGCCCAAATAAATTTGGAGCTGTGCAGGTGTAAGAACAGGCAGAGTCAGACCCAAACCCAAGAGCTGGCTGCCTCTGCGCAGGGCTCTGCATGGAAGCAAGAAGGCCTCCGAGCTGTGCCCAGCCACCCCTTTCCTCCCAGACCAACCAAAGGAATTGGAAAGGAGCATCCAAATCGGTGTGGTAACCAACACAGGACGGTGGCAGCTGGGCAGGCTCCTGCTGAGCACCCAGTACGGTGCCTCGGTGTCCCCGATACGGCCCCCTGGATGTCCCACAGCTGGTTTGTCAGAGGTACAGAGACAGACGAGGCAAGGACCAGCACGCACAGGGACACATTGCCGTCAGATCGGCCCTGCTAACACCTCATGGCAATGGTAAAGGGAGACGGGAGAGCACGGGGTAGAAAACAAGCCCTGAGAAACCACTCTCGGTGAGGATCATCCCTGCTGAGCCAACCAAGGCACAGGTCAGAGAGCTTGGCTCCCCTGACCAAGCACACCACGGGGATCTCTGGGGCAAACTTCATCTCGAGCATATGACTTAATCTGTATTTTCACGGAAAACACATCAGGAAGTCACAGCAGTGCTTTATTTCACTGTTGGTGCTGGCTTTAAACTCCGCATCCCATGGGAAACGAGCCCCAGATCCTCTTCACGAAGCCCCGAACAGAACTCAGCTGCACCTCTCCGAAGTATTTTGGAGCTGAGGGCAGCTGAAGGCTGCTGATGGGGCTCGGGGCAGGGCCTGGCACACAATTTTAGCAGGACTGTCACACTCACCCTGAGAGGACCGCGTGCTGTCCCAGGCAGTCCACTGACATAGCAGTTGCCTGttaaagagaaacagagaacaaGACTAAATCATCGCTGTCAGGGCAGCCTCGCAGTCACAGGCACAGCTCCGGGGGGGCTCAGGGAAACCCACAAGCTCATCTGCAAGGCACCAACTGACACGGTAAGGGTCAAAGCTGGGAGCTCAGGGCTGGCAGAAGTAACATCCTTATGGGATCAGAGGGGTGACAGTGTGACAGTTGATTTTAGGATGCAGGATAGCAcagagaaaacattattttattttattttaaagtaaaatgaagCCAAGATGTGGCAAACACCACAACAAGCATCGAGACCTTGCTCCGTTCTCCCTGCTATGGCAATCAGCTGCTGCCGTTCAATCAGCAATCTCTAATAATCCTTATTAatcagcccctgctcctgctcaggAGCTTGCTCAGCCTCTCTCTCTTCCATTGCAGGGCCAGATTTAATTATATAGGCACTGGGAGGTAGACATGCAGCCATTTGTACATGGCTGGTCTCCGAACGGGATGGCTAAGAGGCATCAGAATTCACTCCTCGTGCAGAAGGCTGGGATAACTTAAGTgccataaggaaaaaaaaaatagactgaaAATTGTCTCCACTCTCTTCGTTCAGAACGGAACTGGACAATGATCTCGTTTACTTGCCCAGAGAACAAAGGGAAATTTGCCTTGAAAAGCTGAGCAGTTCGCCCCATAGACATAGATCTGACTTCAAGGCAGATTTTAGCACCGGCAGCACATGAGCAGGATGTGCCCCACATTCTTCAGCCTCGCTGCTGTCATCTTCAAAGCCGCCCGTCTGAAGGCTCTGCGTGAAGGCTGCTCGCGATGCCGCTAAGTACTCTCAGCACGGATCCTACACGACTTCAGGATgtcccacagctgctgcttggaAGCAGCACTAAAAGCAGACAGCCAGCATAGTGATCCCCTTCCATTTCAACCAGATTTGACagaatctttgttttttttcaacccttctGAGCACTGCCTGTCCTCACGTGCAGTCTTCTGGCAAGGTCTTCCTAATCCTAAAGCTAACACTTGAAATAAAGAGCCACTTTTTAAATCTCTAAATGGCAAAGAAATAATCCCAGCTTCCTCGATTCCACATCACCTTGCAAAATAATTTGTGTTATTAAATCTATACCcaaaaacaaatcaagcaggagaAGGACGTTTTCCCAGATGATGCACATTTTGCTCGAGATGAACTCAAATGAGGATCACCAAAGCCATTACCACAACCAGAGCTTGCTCACATGATGGAGAGCTCGCCAGCCGACGTATTTCACACAGCTTTGGCCATCTTTCCCCAAGGTAGAAGAACAGCAGTCCATTTAAAGTGATTGATAATTTCAtgtacaaatttatttttctggcgTTGGCAGCAGGATCTCATAAATCCTGAAGAATCGTTTTTAATAATGAACACTGGTAAACTGTTTTTCCAGGCACTGAGCATCAGAAAACGTAACGAATAATTAGAACGAAGTGAAAACCTTCACGTGTCAGGCTGCTACTGTGTTGGGTCACAAGTATCTGCTACAAATACCTGCTGCAGGTGGTTGGCAGCTGGTTTGGCAGACACACAGGGTGAtaaatgcagcagctgcccacTCTTTGAGTTATCTTGGTTTTGGGGTAGGGATGTCGGAGACAGCACGGCCTCCAGGCCGAGCTCCAGCCTGGTGCAGGAGCGAACCAGCTGAGGTGTTTCCAGTTCTTAATCTTGGGTTCCCTATCCGCAAAGATCTTTCACGCGGGCTCCTAAAAAAGGCTCGAGcccaaatacataaataaggTTAGTCTGAAAGCAGCCGCCTAGCAGCCCTGGACGCTGAAGCTCTCTGGTTTCATGGGAGAGAGCAGGAAGGTCAGAAGAGCTCTGGAAAGCACCAGAGTAAGCTGAAACGACCGAAATACCAGTGGTGAACCTCCCTGCTAAGGCGCACCCCATGAGACTGCGaggcagtgctgcagaaggGGCTCGCACACCTGTTCCTTCCCCCTCTGCAAGTCATTATGAGCAAGCAATCAAACCAGCAGGCACGTCTCTCCGAGCCAGGCGCAATTTGAAGCCGTGATCTAGGAGCGAGCGCCTTCGGAGCTCAGTTTCCTGAGAGCAAATCCTCACCACGAGGCGAGACGGCTCGAAAAACTTCTTGCAGGAGGAGCACGAGGCCGACACAAAGCTCCCCAGGGAcagggctggagagctgggtgagCTTACAGGCTGGATGTGAGGTGCAGGACGCAACACACCTGGCGAGCACAGAGCTGACGTTGCTCTGGAACACGAGGATGAACTAGGAATTGAGCGATTTTTCAcacctatttttcatttttctgggtTTCCTGCTGAAGCAGTTCATGGGTCACCCACCTGGCTCAGCCCTGGGAAGCAAACAGCAATgccttaagaaaaaataaaaacaaaaaaacaaacctgtttCTCAGAATAGCTCCTGAAAAGGCGTGTAAGCAAAACCTGAAGGGAGTTCTCCTGCAAGCAgcaacttcagaaataaaagctgatttttttttgctatttaaaaCCCAAACCCGCTTTTCCTGCTGACCCAGCCGCGCTGTAATGGTCTCGGGGGGAAAAACGAAGAAAGCCGTGTGGGAAGAGGCGATGAATTCTGTTAGGGCTGCCGATAATTGGGCAAAATGGGTGTTTGTGGGATGGAACCGAAATTGGAAATAAAGCGCCCCGTGAAGTGAGGCACGCTGCCTGTAACCTGGAAGGGAAATGGAAATGTGCAATGGCTCTGTTATGGTGTCTGCTATTTCTACGAGTGCCTAGGCCAGGAGCTTGCAACTTATATttggaaaatagaagaaaaaggggaaaagccGTGCGGGCTGCACCCTAACCAAAATAAACAGCACCACCGGGGGCTGCGCCGTGCCCGTGCCCTCAGAGCGGGGCAGGAGCGCTGCAGACGCTGCAGCCTGCGAAGCCTCGAGAGGCCTTTTCACCAAAACCCCCTCAAATAACCCCAAAACCCAGACCTGTGCGTCCCGGAACTCCACCACCACATTCTCGCTGCTCCAGCGCGCCGCCATCTtgcgccgccccgccgccggccaTGGGGGCGGGccgagagggggggggggagcggagcCTGAGCCGCGGGGGCcgctgggagttgtagtttTACCACCCCCAACCCACCGCCTCCAGCGCACGGCTCCCGGTGCGGGCAGAGAGGGGGCTGCTGGGAAATGGAGTCCCCCCGCTTTGTTCCACGGAGAGGCGAGGGGgctgctgggagttgtagttccCCCGCACCCCCCGTGCTCACCGAGCCCCCCGCTCCCGGTGCCCGCACCCCCCCGGTGCccacccccccggtgccccccagcGGGGCCTCGCCCCCCCCTCTCGGTGCTCAGCGGGCGTGGGGCGGGCGCTGCCCGCAGACCCCAAGCCCTGACCCCTGCAGGGCTGAacggggggggctcgggggtaTCCCCGGTGGGGGCGAACCgcggagccccggggggggctgagggggcggCCCCGGTCCCGGAGCCTCGTCCCCGGGCAGCAGCGCAGGGGTTaagggcggcggggccgggggggggccgggggcgggaGCATGCGTGCTGCCGGCCTCTATTGTCTCCGCCGCggctcccagcacccagcacccagccggtgctggcggtggcggcggggccgggcccggcggaGCGCGGAGGAGCCGCGGAgcggggcccggccgccccTATGGGCCGCAGCTGAGCGCCAccctcggccccccccccccccaggcaggagccaggcggcggcggcccggccccgcagcccccccccccctccccctttcctccccccccatccatccccgtcccctcccGGTCCCCTCCCGGTCCCCTCCCGgtcccccctttccctcccggtgcccccccccccgtgcctccCCGCGGGGCTCCCGGGATggccggggcgggggcgggcgggcggccgtagccgcttttttccccccccccctctcccacccccccacccccctcccacccccccacccccctcccacccccacccccccaacccctttaatcccccctcaacccccctgaagcctccccccccccccccatcccctcccctcccttccccgcCGCCTTCcttccgcctcctcctcccctccgcCGCCACCGGGGGCCGGCTCTGGGCTTCCCTCCGGCCCCGTTGCCGTTCGGTGCCGGTTGCCGGTGCCCATGGGGGGCAAGCAGAGCACGGCGGCCCGCTCCCGGGGCCCTTTCCCCGGGGTGGCGGCGGATGACAGCGCCGTGCCGCCGccgggaggcgggggggggccgcCCCCGTTCGGCCATTACCGGCcgggggtgggaggaggaggaggaggaggaggaggaggaggaggaggagggggggggggtggcggAGGTGCCATGGGGCTGCGCAGCCGCTCGGTCAGCTCGGTGGCCGGGATGGGCGGGATGGagccggcgggcggcggggccggccccTTCGGGCTGTACGGCCGGGCTGCGGCGGGGGGGGAGGCCGAGAGACCCCCCCCGGGTGTCGGTGGTGTCGGTGGAGGCGGTGGGGGACCGGGGACCGACTCCACGTACGCCCATGGCAACGGTTACCAGGAGCCGGGAGGCGGTCGCCATAGGGACGGGATGCTCTACCTGGGGGCCCGGGCCTCGCTGGCCGACGCGCTGCCCCTGCACATCGCCCCGCGCTGGTTCGGAGCGCACAGCGGTGAGTGGCACCCCCCCGGCACCCTGACCCTGCTCCCCGCATCGGGTTTGGCTGGGCACAACGCTTGGCTTGGCTTCGTGGTGCCTTCCCCGGTGATATCCCCGCTCCTcgtcctgctgctgggtgggGTGCCTTGGGTATGGTCATCACAAGCTCTTTCCCTGCTTTGGCTCTgcttttttttggcttcttcCCGGCTTGGTGTCCTGGGTTGCGTTGGGTATGGCCACCCCGAGGTCCTTCTCCTTGCTTCACCTCCCGTCTTCCAGCCCTTTCCCTGATCATCACCCTGGGTTGCGTTGGGCATGGTCACCACCAGACCTTTCCCCTCACTTCATCCCCATTTTTCCATCCCTTTACCCACCCATCACCCTGGGTTGCGTTGGGCATGGTCACCACCAGACCTTTCCCCTCACTTCATCCCCCTTTTTCCATCCCCTTCCCCGCTCATCACCCTGGGTTGCAttgggcacggccaccccaaaCCCTCTCTCTTCACTTCATCCCCATTTTTCCATCCCTTTACCCACTCATCACCCTGGGTTGCGTTGGGCATGGTCACCCCCAGACCCTCTTCTCActccatcccctcttttccagccccttccccactcATCATCCTAAGTCGTGTTGGGCACAGCCACCCCAAACCCTCTCTCCTCACTCCATCCCTCCtttcccatccccttccccacTCATCACCCTGGGTTGCGTTGGGCATGgcaacccccagatccttcccctctcttcACTTCCCTTTTTTCCACCCCCTTTCCCATTCATCATCCCAGGTCGTGTTGGGCACAGCTGCCCCCAGAGCCTTCCCCTCATTTCATCCCCTTTTTCTAACCCCTTCCATTCTTATATGTCCTGGCTTGCCTTGCTCATGACCACCTCCAGATCCTTCCCCTTGCTTCACCCCTTtttccccagccccttccctcctcaTCACCCCGGGTTGGGCCCGGCCACCCCCACTATTTGGGAGGAGGGTGGGCATCCCCTGGCTTTGTCTGCTCTTATCCTAAATAATTTGCCCCCTCTCCAGCATGGGCTGGGGGTTGGTGCCCGTGCAGTGGTTGTGTCAAGGTCAAGGCAGGCAGGGGCggtgggaggaggaggtttTCCCCCCGGGAGGTGTTATTTTGGAAGCAGGGGACGTGCCATCCTCGTGGGGCTCGGGGACAACGGGGGGAAGGTGTCCAAGGATGGTGTCGGGGTGCTGGAGCCCGAGCTCTGGCTTTTGAGGGTCGGTTTGGGTTCCTCGTGCTGCTTTCggaggtgtggggggggtgtCAGGCAGTTCTCCTGCCTCGGGTACCAGGGAAAAGGGCTGGAGAGCGAgatgtgggattttttttctcctttgtttctccGGGGAGAGGCCGGGGCGGGTGTTCCCGTTCCAGCTGGCACCGTGGCGATGCCGGGGAGGAAGCCGAGGAGGAACTGCCTGCCTCGTTAATGGGGCCGGGGCGCTCCTACAGGAAACGTCTGGGGCCGAGAGGAGGGGGCAaggctgtccccccccccaaaaaaaaaccctggcGGGTGTCCCGGTGCCCGGGGAGCCCGGCGTGTGAGCGGGGCTGTGTCACTGACCCACTTTCGGCTGGGTACGGGGAGCGAGGTGGGAggtcctcccttcccctcctggtTAGGCATTTCGGGGATGTCTCCGTGCGTTTCCTGGAACAGGCTGGGATTCCTCTCCCAcccggcccctctgctccctcccgGAGCATGACGCGGTCTGGGAATTTCATAACGCGCCTCGGGACAATGCCTCGCTCTCAGGAAGGCTGGAAACCGAACCAGTGGACGGGAACAAAGTGCAGAACGAGCCTCGTGGGGCCCCGTTTCCTACATCCAGCTTGGGCTTGTTCCCCGGGGGCTGCTCTTCCCAGCTGGAGCGGGACCACCTCTCCTTGTCTCCTGCCCCCGAGTGGGCCGGAGAGGagagggggtcccggtggggtttGGGCAGGACTGGTACTGCTCCCTGGGGGGATTCTCCGCAGGACCACCCTGTAGCTAACGTGGAGATGGTCACTGGCAGGCTCTGGCTGATTTTTAAGCAACTATTCCCAAAGTACAGCGCCGAGAGGCGAAAACCTCTTAGCCATGGAGGTTAGGAGCGAAggagcagggctgcgagccCGTCTGGGCACGTGGGGAGGGCTGGTTGTGGGCTGGCTCTCCCGGCACGCGTTCCCTCTCCCGATGGAGCGGATCCCGTTTCCTGCCGGGGCTTTTCCCAGGCGTGCCCGCTGCACCTGAAACCGCTCTGGGATTTCCGTGCCTGCCCCGGGTTTCGGAGACCCGCCTGGTGTCTGGCGCTGCTGGGAGGTGACAAAGCAGCTTGGGCAATCCTGGAGTTTTGCTCGCCGCGTCTGAGCGCCCTTCCCCATCACCAGACCTCGCAACGCCAAGGCTGGGAGGGAGAACACGGAAAAAGGAGACTCGTGGCTCAGCGCCGCGCACCTCCAGGTCTGCGTGGTTCTCCTGGCGCTGCTCTCATTGTTTGTCTCCATCGGGGGATCTTGAGGACTTGGCCGAGGCTGTAAGTAGCTTAAAGTTTCTCGGGAAATCCCCCTCGTCGCCCAAAGCCCTCGAGTGTTTAAAGCTCTGTTAAATCCACATCTCCCCGTCAGCCAGTTGAGCCCGGGGAAGCTCATCCTTCTGCGCGCTGCCGTCAGGAATATCGCAGCCTCCCGGCAAAGCGAGCTGTCTTGGAtagaagcagcaaaactgggGGACCTCCTCTGCCAAACTGCCTGCCGCCGAGTGGAGCAGGGGGATGTCCGGCCCCGGTGATCCTCTGGGCACGTtggagagggaaaggagctggaaacatcacccagccctggggcagggctCACTCACCGAGGGAGGAGGTGAAGACGGATGAATGCCCAGCCAGCTGGCAAGGGGCATGCCTGCAGCACGGCCTTGCACGAGCACGGAGCTCTCCTACCCTAAAAGAGGATGGATTTGTTCTAGCGGGCTGCTGGAGGGACTCCACGTttggggcagcagctcctctggcagGCGGGAGCACCAAAACCCACCAAAGCACGGCTTTAAGGTGCGCCAGCAGCCCGCAGATGAAGTTCAGCGTGTCGGCGTGGTGCGTTatcccccggccccgcagcgaGAGCAAGCAGAGGCTTCCCCTGCCGTTACCACTCCTGCACCCTGCAGGAATCCCTCGGCTGCCTCACCTGGGCACTGGGCACTAATTACCGGGCCCGCTAACGAGCTTGGCTGGGCTCGCTCCGCTCTAAACCCGCGTGTAAATGCGAGCAGGGAGCTGCGTGCGCCCGGCGCGCCGGAGAGCGGTGCGCCCGGGGCTGACCCACTTCCCAGCCAGGATTGCTGGCTTATCCCACGCCGGTTTGTTTTGCTGAGGTGTTTGTTCCAGTGCCTGGAAGAAGCGTGAAGGTTTTTCTGGTAGTTATTAACGTGCTCTTAgggctcctctccctcctcgGCGCTGGCCGGAGGATGGATGAGCCGCGGACATCTTTGGTGGAGGAGCAGGACCAGGGCTGGCAGCCGGCCAGGGGAGCTCAGGGAATCATGGGAAGATGCTATTAAACAGTGACAATTAATTGTGAAAGGAGcgcagggaaggagaaaaacccactttgggggcaaaaaaaagtgtattttctcCCCTGATGCTGTGGCACCCCGGCAGGCCGGTGGGTGACCGCGAGGCGCATCTCATCCCCTGCTGCTGGTGCGCCCGAACCCCAGCTGTGCCGAAAACCTGGGTTTGAATCCCCGTGACCTGGCTTTCTGCCGATTTCCCCAGTTTCATCCCAGTTTTCAACGTGCCTGCTGAAAACTGTGCTCGGCTCCGGGGCAGCTTGGAGCAGGCCGGGGAGGCGCAGCTGCAGGAAGCCGCTCGCCTGGGGCCCCTTCTTGTGCCGCCCCGCGGCGTTTCCGtgggcagagcccagccacGCGGGCttcctgccctgcagggagggGAGCACCTGCTGCAGGGGGCGAGGGCTGCTCACCCCCCTGCGTTTTGGGTAAAATCCTTCCCTGGCCTGTGGGTTCTTGCTGTAAGGAGCGTTTCTCTCTTCGGTGCCGTGCCggacaggctgcagcgtggctGGGCCGTGGATCTGGCTCTCCTTTCCtggcttttccttcccctcctgccctgtAGAGCTGAGCGATGGCAGCTGCCATCGGGACAGCCTCAGGGTTGTGCTGCATGGGCAGCGTTACCTGGGGAAATTCTGCCTCTCAGGGTTGTTCTGTATTAGCTGGGGAaattctgcctctctgctcgGCTCGCACCCCTGTGGGCATCACCAGCCGCGCAGGAGCGAGGCCACGCGCTCTGCACACCcattttggggtattttgtaGGGGATTGTTGGAAACATCGACCCTGTCAGCAGCTTTAGCGACGCCAGCAGAAGTTTCCGAGGGCTGTGCTTGCCCCCGAGCCCCCTGGGCTCGCTGCTCGTCGAGGTGACACCAGCCGTGGCTCCGGGGGGGACCGGTGCCCGCCGGGCGTGGAAATGGGGCTGCGCCGGGGGACGCGCAGCGGCAGGGACAGAGAATTGAACCGAAAGCAGCTCCGAGCTGTTTCCTGGCCCTGGCAGGAAGGACGGCGTGACAACGGCGGGTATTTTTAGAGGCCAGCTGCCTGCAACGcaagaggaaagcagcagcagaggctttGCAGGGGCTTCTGCTGGCGCCTCCGAGCTGCGCCGACCTGCCCGGCGTGCCCATCGCGCCTCCGAGCCTGCAGGGtttcatgtttgtgtttttagggttttatttagagAAGCCTGCCTCGATGGTGAGGGAAAACCCGCAGCTTCTCCTGGAGCTGTAGTAATTCCTCGGGAGCCCCACTGTGTGGAGCGCCGTGGTGGCACCAGGCCCCCCTTTTGGTACATCCCTCAGAGGCCACGACAGCTGTAGCCGGGGAGGACGAGGGCTTGTCCTTATCCAGCTGCCCCAAATTCTTATCTGGAGGGAGAAGGAGCGGCTGTGGGGCCAGGATGGGTTTGGGGGTGTGCATGGCTGAGCACAGTCCCCGTGCCATGCCCTGCACCAGCACCAGGGCTCTGGGAGCGGTGCTGAGCCAGGTTTGGGGATTTCACAGCCATGCACTGCCCGTGGATGTGTTTTTTCCTGCGCCCTCACTGCCTGCTCCTGAAAATTCCCCTTTCTTGGCCCAAAGTGGGTTTCTCCAGGCACTCCGCAGTGGCTCGAGCTCATGGCTGGGGGCTCCACGCGTCTCGTGCAGGGCAGGTGGCCAGGCCGCCTCCTTCCCACGTGAAATATCCCGgcggaaaaaaaaatcagagcgcCCAAGCCAGCCCCGTGGACGCAGGGCTCCTCTGCTTCGCTTTGCTGTTCTCTGGGATGCTAAAATTAGCTTTGGGCTACACGCTATTCCTTAGGAAGCTCattccctgcagctgggggtgTTTTCTGCGGTaaagcagggctggaggcagggcgaGCATCCCGGGCTGGAGGGACTGATCCTGCGGCACAGCCGGGGCTGCAGGAAGGATA contains:
- the ZNRF1 gene encoding E3 ubiquitin-protein ligase ZNRF1, producing the protein MGGKQSTAARSRGPFPGVAADDSAVPPPGGGGGPPPFGHYRPGVGGGGGGGGGGGGGGGGGGGGAMGLRSRSVSSVAGMGGMEPAGGGAGPFGLYGRAAAGGEAERPPPGVGGVGGGGGGPGTDSTYAHGNGYQEPGGGRHRDGMLYLGARASLADALPLHIAPRWFGAHSGFKCPICSKSVASDEMEMHFIMCLSKPRLSYNDDVLTKDAGECVICLEELLQGDTIARLPCLCIYHKSCIDSWFEVNRSCPEHPSD